The DNA window CCGCGCTGGAAACGATCAACCTGGGATTGCCGGAAGATTACTGGGCGAACTACGCGTCGAACATGCGCACCTTGCAGTCCGCGCAGCTGGCTGGCGCCGCGGGCAAGTTCATCCGGCCGGATGCGGTGACGTGGCTGGTGGTGGGCGACCTGAAGAAGATCGAGCCGCGTATCCGGGAACTGGGCTGGGGGAAGTGGTCGTGCTCGACAACGATGGCAAGCGGGTACGGTGATTCCGTGTTGTGGCAGTTCATGACCTACGGCAAGGTTTGCGCCAGATCAAAGTGGCGCCATCCATGGTGCGTACGATGGCATTTCCTGTGAGCATGAGTTGCGATAAGCGCTTGCGTTGCGGGATTCGTTCACACTCCGGGGCCCATCATGAACAGAACTTACCTGCAAGCCGTCGCACTCCTGCTGGGGACCGTGGCGGCCACCATCATCACGGCGGAGTGGCGCTGGGAGCCGGCAAGTGCCGGGAATTACCTCGTTGTCGTGGGGCCGGGCGTACCAGTCGCTGCGGAGGGCTGGATACTTCGATGTAAACCCGAAGGCAACTGCCGGGGTCAGACCCGCGGGGTCTGACCCCATACGTTCGCCGTTGGGGTAAAGGCATGGCGCATCGAAACGCATGCGCTAAAAAAACGGCACCTTTCGGTGCCGTTTTCATTTCATAACCCGAAGGCTATGGCAGGGATCAGCCTTCGCCACCCTCGTGGTGCTGTTCGGCTGGGGTTTCCAGCGCTTCCAGCTCCGTGCTCGCTTGCGCTGCGCGCTCGGCTTGCAGCAGGGCGTTGCGCTCTTCCGCTTCCCACACTTCCTTCTCGCGGCGGGCGCGGTGGAAGGCGAGACCCGTACCGCCCGGGATCAGGCGGCCGACGATCACGTTTTCCTTCAGGCCGCGCAGGCCATCGCGCTTGCCCATGATCGCGGCTTCGGTCAGCACGCGGGTGGTTTCCTGGAACGATGCGGCCGAGATGAACGAGTCGGTCGACAGCGATGCCTTGGTAATACCCAGCAGCACGTTTTCATACGTGGCCGGCAGCTTCGCCACGGCGTTCATCTTGTCGTTCTCGTCCAGCAGTTCCGAACGTTCCACCTGCTCGCCGACGATGTAGTCGGTGTCGCCGGCGTTGGTGATCTGGACACGGCGCAGCATCTGGCGAACGATCACCTCGATGTGCTTGTCGTTGATCTTCACGCCCTGCAAGCGGTACACGTCCTGCACTTCGTCGACGATGTAGCGGGCCAGCGCTTCGATACCCAGCAGGCGCAGGATGTCTTGCGGATCGGCCGGGCCGTCCACGATCATCTCGCCCTTGTTCACCACCTGGCCGTCGTGCACCAGCACCTGCTTGTCCTTCGTGATCAGGAACTCGTGCTTGTTGCCGTCCATGTCGGTGATTTCCAGGCGCTGCTTGCCCTTCGTCTCTTTACCGAACGCCACCGTACCGGTGACTTCCGCCAGCATGCCGGCATCTTTCGGGGAACGTGCTTCGAACAGTTCGGCAACGCGCGGCAGACCACCGGTAATGTCGCGGGTCTTCTGCGATTCGGTCGGGATACGTGCCAGCACTTCACCCACCGATACCTGCTGGCCATCCTTCACCATGATCAGCGCGCCGACCTGGAAGCCGATCGCCACGGCGTGTTCGGTGCCGGCGATCTTCACTTCCGCGCCTTCTTCGTTCAGCAGTTTCACCTGCGGACGAACGGTCTTCGTCAGCGAACCGCGGCGCTTCGCGTCGATCACGACCAGCGTGGCCAGGCCGGTCACTTCGTCCACCTGGCGGGCCACGGTCACGCCTTCTTCGACGTTCTCGAAACGCACCGTACCGGCGTACTCGGTGATGATCGGACGGGTCAGCGGATCCCACGTTGCCAGCGGCACGCCGGCCTTGATGGTCATGCCATCCTTGACGATCAGCGTGGCGCCGTACGGCACCTTGTGGCGCTCGCGCTCACGGCCATGGTCATCCGTGATCAGCACTTCGCCGGAACGCGAAATGACGATCTGGGAGCCCTTGCCGTTGGTGACGTAACGCATCGTGGCGGTAAAGCGCACGGTGCCGTTCGACTTGGCTTCGACGGACGAGGCCACCGCGGCGCGCGATGCCGCACCACCGATGTGGAACGTACGCATCGTCAGCTGGGTACCCGGCTCACCGATCGACTGTGCCGCCACCACACCGACGGCTTCGCCGGTGTTCACCAACTGGCCGCGGCCCAGGTCACGGCCGTAGCACTTCGCGCACAGGCCGAAACGGGTGTCGCAGGTCAGCGGCGTGCGGACCTTGACTTCGTCGATGCCCAGGCGTTCGATGTCCTCGACCATGTCTTCGTCCAGCAGCGTGCCGGCTTCGTACACGGTTTCCTGGGTTTCAGGATTGACCACGTCGTTGAGTGCCACGCGGCCCAGGATACGGTCGCGCAGTGCCTCGATGACTTCACCGCCTTCGACCATCGCCTTCATCAGCGTGCCGTTGGACGTGTTGCAGTCGTCTTCGATCACGACCAGATCCTGCGTCACGTCGACCAGGCGGCGCGTCAGGTAACCCGAGTTTGCCGTCTTCAGTGCCGTATCCGCCAGACCTTTACGAGCGCCGTGGGTCGAGATGAAGTACTGCAGAACGTTCAGGCCTTCGCGGAAGTTCGCGGTAATCGGCGTTTCGATAATGGAACCGTCCGGTTTCGCCATCAGGCCGCGCATACCGGCCAGCTGGCGGATCTGTGCCGCGGAACCGCGGGCGCCCGAGTCGGCCATCATGTAAATCGCGTTGAACGATTCCTGCGTCGACTGCGTGCCGTCGCGCTTGACGACGTCTTCCACTTTCAGCTGGTCCATCATCGCCTTGCCGACTTCATCGGAGGTCTTGCCCCAGATGTCGACGACCTTGTTGTAGCGCTCGCCCGCGGTCACCAGACCGGAAGCGTACTGCTGCTCGATCTGCTTGACTTCGGATTCGGCGGTGGCGATCAGCGATTTCTTCACGTCCGGCACCAGCATGTCGTCCACGCAGATCGAGATACCGGCGCGCGTCGCCAGGCGGAAGCCCGACTGCATCAGCTGGTCGGCAAACACCACGGTGGCACGCAGGCCGCACTTGCGGAACGACGTGTTGATCAGCTTCGAGATCTCTTTCTTCTTCAGCGAGCGGTTCAGCACGCTGAACGGCAGGCCTTTCGGCAGGATCTCGGACAGGATCGCGCGGCCGACCGTCGTTTCATAACGCGTGACGGTACGGACGAATTCGCCCGTTGCCGGATCGCGTGGGTTCTCGACGATACGCACGGTGATGCGGGTGGCCAGTTCCACTTCCTTGTTGTCGTACGCGCGGATCACTTCCGACACGTCCGGGAACAGCATGCCTTCGCCCTTGGCGTTGATCGCCTCGCGGGTCGCGTAGTACAGGCCCAGCACGATATCCTGGGACGGCACGATCGACGGTTCGCCGTTCGACGGGAACAGGATGTTGTTCGACGCCAGCATCAGCGTGCGCGCTTCCATCTGTGCCTCGATCGACAGCGGCACGTGGACGGCCATCTGGTCACCGTCGAAGTCGGCGTTGAACGCGGCGCAGACCAGCGGGTGCAGCTGGATCGCCTTGCCTTCGATCAGCACCGGCTCAAATGCCTGGATACCCAGGCGGTGCAGCGTCGGTGCACGGTTCAGCATGATCGGGTGTTCGCGGATCACGTCTTCCAGGATGTCCCAGACCACTGGCTCTTGTTGTTCAACCAGCTTCTTTGCGGCCTTGATGGTCGTGGCGAGACCCATCAGTTCCAGCTTGTTGAAGATGAACGGCTTGAACAGCTCGAGGGCCATCAGCTTCGGCAGGCCGCACTGGTGCAGTTTCAGCTGCGGACCCACCACGATGACCGAACGGCCCGAGTAGTCGACGCGCTTGCCCAGCAAGTTCTGGCGGAAACGGCCGCCCTTGCCCTTGATCATTTCAGCCAGCGACTTCAGCGGACGCTTGTTGGCGCCGGTCATCGCTTTGCCGCGACGGCCGTTGTCCAGCAGCGAGTCCACTGCTTCCTGCAGCATGCGCTTTTCGTTACGCGTAATGATTTCCGGCGCGCGCAATTCCATCAGGCGCTTCAGGCGGTTATTACGGTTGATGACGCGGCGATACAGGTCGTTCAGGTCGGACGTGGCGAAACGGCCGCCATCCAGCGGGACGAGCGGACGCAGTTCCGGCGGCAGCACCGGCAGCACTTCCATGATCATCCAGTCCGGCTTGATGCCGGAACGCTGGAACGCTTCCAGCACTTTCAGGCGCTTGGCGTATTTCTTGATCTTGGCTTCGGACTTCGATTCCTTCAGCTCCACGCGCAGCGTTTCGGCATCGCGGTGGATGTCGATCGAGCGCAGCAGTTCACGGATGCCCTCGGCGCCCATGAATGCGGTGAAGTCGTCGCCGTATTCTTCATACTTGGCGGCGTAGTCGTCTTCCGACATGATCTGGCACTTCTTCAGCGGCGTCATGCCCGGATCGGTCACGACATATGCTTCGAAGTACAGCACGCGTTCGATATCGCGCAGCGTCATGTCCAGGACCATGCCCAGGCGCGACGGCAGCGATTTCAGGAACCAGATGTGGGCGACCGGCGAGGCCAGCTCGATGTGGCCCATGCGCTCGCGGCGCACCTTGGCCAGCGTGACTTCGACGCCGCACTTCTCGCAGATCACGCCACGGTGCTTCAGGCGCTTGTACTTGCCGCACAGGCATTCGTAGTCCTTGATCGGGCCAAAGATCTTGGCGCAGAACAGGCCATCGCGCTCGGGCTTGAAGGTACGGTAGTTGATGGTTTCCGGCTTCTTGACTTCGCCGTAGGACCACGAACGGATTTTTTCAGGCGAGGCGAGACCGATCTTGATCGCGTCGAAGGTCTCGTTCGTCTGTACTTGCTTGAATAAATCGAGCAGGGCTTTCATGTATCACTCCAGGTAGTGATGAATTCTTCAGTTTTTTCCCGCGATTTTCAGGCCGCGGTTCGTGCAGGCTTTTCACCCCAGAGGCAGATGCCGGGGTCAGACCCGGCGGGTCTGACCCCAGATTCATGCCGTTGGGCTTAGGTGCGTTCCAGGTCGATGTCGATACCCAGGGAACGGATTTCCTTCACCAGCACGTTGAACGATTCCGGCATGCCGGCCTCGATCACGTGATCGCCCTTGACGAGGTTCTCGTACACCTTGGTACGGCCATTCACGTCGTCGGACTTCACGGTCAGCATTTCCTGCAGCACGTACGATGCGCCGTACGCTTCCAGTGCCCACACCTCCATCTCACCGAAGCGCTGGCCGCCGAACTGGGCTTTACCACCCAGAGGCTGCTGCGTCACCAGCGAGTACGGACCGGTGGAACGGGCGTGCATCTTGTCGTCGACCAGGTGGTGCAGTTTCAGCATGTGCATCACGCCGACGGTGACCTTGCGCTCGAACGCTTCGCCGGTGCGGCCGTCGTACATGGTGACCTGGTTCTTGGACGGGGTCATGCCCAGCTTCGAGGCGATCTCGTCCGGATACGCCAGGTCCAGCATGCGGCGGATTTCCGACTCGTGCGCACCGTCGAACACCGGCGTCGCGAACGGCACACCCTTCTTCAGGTTGGCCGCCAGCTTCATGATCTCGTCGTCGGACAGCGATGCGATGTCTTCCTTGGCGCCGGACTCGTTGTACACGGTCGTCAGGTAGCTGCGCATCTCTTCGACCTTGATCTGCTGTGCCAGCATTTCGCCGATGCGGATGCCCAGGCCTTTTGCCGCCCAGCCCAGGTGGGTCTCGAGGATCTGACCCACGTTCATGCGGGACGGAACGCCCAGCGGGTTCAGCACCACGTCGGCCGGCGTGCCGTCAGCCATGTAAGGCATGTCTTCCACCGGAACGATACGCGACACCACACCCTTGTTACCGTGGCGGCCCGCCATCTTGTCGCCGGACTGCAGGCGGCGCTTGACGGCCAGGTAGACCTTGACCATCTTCTGCACGCCAGGCTGCAGCTCGTCGCCTTGCGTGAGCTTCTTGCGCTTCTCTTCGAAGGCCAGGTCGAACTGGTGACGCTTCTCGTTGATCGATTCCTTGATCGCTTCCAGCGCGGTCGCCGCATCGTCATCCGCCGGGCGGATGTCGAACCAGTGGTACTTGTCCAGATCGGCCAGGTATTCCTTGGTGATCGCGGCGCCCTTCGCCAGCTTCTTCGGACCGCCGTTGACGACTTTACCGATCAGCATCTTTTCCAGACGCTGGAAGGCATCGCCTTCCACGATACGCATCTGGTCGTTCAAGTCCAGGCGATAGCGCTTCAGCTCGTCGTCGATGATCTGCTGGGCGCGCTTGTCGCGCGGGATGCCTTCGCGGGTGAACACCTGCACGTCGATCACGGTACCGACCATGCCCGACGGCACGCGCAGCGACGTATCCTTCACGTCGGAAGCCTTTTCGCCGAAGATCGCGCGCAGCAGCTTTTCTTCCGGCGTCAGTTGCGTTTCGCCCTTCGGCGTCACTTTACCGACCAGCGTGTCGCCGGCCTGCACTTCGGCGCCGATGTACACGATGCCCGATTCATCCAGGCGGGCCAGCTGGTTTTCGGCCAGGTTCGAAATGTCGCGGGTGATTTCTTCCGCGCCCAGTTTCGTGTCGCGAGCGACCACGGACAGTTCTTCGATGTGGATCGACGTGTAACGGTCGTCTTTCACGACGTTTTCCGAGATCAGGATCGAGTCTTCGAAGTTCAGGCCGTTCCATGGCATGAAGGCCACGGTCATGTTCTGGCCCAGTGCCAGCTCGCCCAGGTCGGTCGATGCGCCGTCGGCGATCACGTCGCCCTTGGCCACGCGGTCGCCCACTTGCACGATCGG is part of the Pseudoduganella lutea genome and encodes:
- the rpoC gene encoding DNA-directed RNA polymerase subunit beta' encodes the protein MKALLDLFKQVQTNETFDAIKIGLASPEKIRSWSYGEVKKPETINYRTFKPERDGLFCAKIFGPIKDYECLCGKYKRLKHRGVICEKCGVEVTLAKVRRERMGHIELASPVAHIWFLKSLPSRLGMVLDMTLRDIERVLYFEAYVVTDPGMTPLKKCQIMSEDDYAAKYEEYGDDFTAFMGAEGIRELLRSIDIHRDAETLRVELKESKSEAKIKKYAKRLKVLEAFQRSGIKPDWMIMEVLPVLPPELRPLVPLDGGRFATSDLNDLYRRVINRNNRLKRLMELRAPEIITRNEKRMLQEAVDSLLDNGRRGKAMTGANKRPLKSLAEMIKGKGGRFRQNLLGKRVDYSGRSVIVVGPQLKLHQCGLPKLMALELFKPFIFNKLELMGLATTIKAAKKLVEQQEPVVWDILEDVIREHPIMLNRAPTLHRLGIQAFEPVLIEGKAIQLHPLVCAAFNADFDGDQMAVHVPLSIEAQMEARTLMLASNNILFPSNGEPSIVPSQDIVLGLYYATREAINAKGEGMLFPDVSEVIRAYDNKEVELATRITVRIVENPRDPATGEFVRTVTRYETTVGRAILSEILPKGLPFSVLNRSLKKKEISKLINTSFRKCGLRATVVFADQLMQSGFRLATRAGISICVDDMLVPDVKKSLIATAESEVKQIEQQYASGLVTAGERYNKVVDIWGKTSDEVGKAMMDQLKVEDVVKRDGTQSTQESFNAIYMMADSGARGSAAQIRQLAGMRGLMAKPDGSIIETPITANFREGLNVLQYFISTHGARKGLADTALKTANSGYLTRRLVDVTQDLVVIEDDCNTSNGTLMKAMVEGGEVIEALRDRILGRVALNDVVNPETQETVYEAGTLLDEDMVEDIERLGIDEVKVRTPLTCDTRFGLCAKCYGRDLGRGQLVNTGEAVGVVAAQSIGEPGTQLTMRTFHIGGAASRAAVASSVEAKSNGTVRFTATMRYVTNGKGSQIVISRSGEVLITDDHGRERERHKVPYGATLIVKDGMTIKAGVPLATWDPLTRPIITEYAGTVRFENVEEGVTVARQVDEVTGLATLVVIDAKRRGSLTKTVRPQVKLLNEEGAEVKIAGTEHAVAIGFQVGALIMVKDGQQVSVGEVLARIPTESQKTRDITGGLPRVAELFEARSPKDAGMLAEVTGTVAFGKETKGKQRLEITDMDGNKHEFLITKDKQVLVHDGQVVNKGEMIVDGPADPQDILRLLGIEALARYIVDEVQDVYRLQGVKINDKHIEVIVRQMLRRVQITNAGDTDYIVGEQVERSELLDENDKMNAVAKLPATYENVLLGITKASLSTDSFISAASFQETTRVLTEAAIMGKRDGLRGLKENVIVGRLIPGGTGLAFHRARREKEVWEAEERNALLQAERAAQASTELEALETPAEQHHEGGEG